CCCCCCCTCATCAAAACACTATTTTTCGCCTGCTGGAAAACCGTGGTGGAGGTATAGGAGTTCGCCTCAATACGCAGGGCGAGCTTTTGAATATTTTCTATTACTTTATGATGCTGAAGGTTTGACAGTATTGAGGAGGCAACCGCACCACCGATTGCGTTACGGGCAACTGCCACAACAAACAGCGTTCCCGGAAAAATATCAAATGAGACATCTTTCATCATATAGACGGCCACAGAGGCATAAATTACAATATTTCCAAAGCCTCTAAGAAAATAAGGCAGGAACAAAATTTCTTCCCCGGACTGCCAACTGAAATCAATATAAATCAGCAGATGATATACGGTAAGACTTAAAAAGCCCGTAAAGAACATACCCTTGAACCCACCCTTGTAAACAAAGTACCAAAACAGGCAGTATACGAGGCCTATAAGAATACCGTATATTACAAAGAGGTTTAGATTTATATTGGTCAGGCTGTCGAGCTTCATAATCGCTCCCGTATAAGGCCCTAAGATACTCCCACTTGTATTAAGAAAAATCATTAAGACCAATATAACAATAAATGAAACCTTCACATTTCGGAAACTAAATGACCGAACTGGAACATAAGGGTGCGGTGTTAGCCTGTAACTGTAATATAACAATCCGGCAACGATAAAAATACCGCAGGTAGCATACGCAATATACGGAGAATCCAACCAGTTGTCGACCTGTCCATAAATAAGGACATAAGCCATTAACAGCAATAAAGTCGTCCATAACAGGCAGCCCTTCCAGTCAATATACTGGATCAGCTGCTGTGGTATCGGCTCAATAGGCCGAAAAAAGATCACAACCAGGAGCATCACAACCAAGAGCGTAAAAATTATTACATAATATATATATTGCCAGCCATAATCGTCATTGAGGTAAACTGCCAGCATTCCAGATGCCTGCACACATAATAGAATAAAGGTATACATTACTGTAAACCATATTTTAAAATTTGCCTTTGGTGTGACAATCAACATTACTGAAGACAACGCTTCAAAAGTACCTAACATTTTGAATATCCCGACCCCGAAGCCACCAATGCATAATAACAGCACCGAATCCGCCATAGCGCAAAGAAACATTGATCCTGCCAGCATAAAAAGGCTAAACATCAAAATACTATAGGAACTGAACTGTGCCTTTATTTTCCATAGTACAGGAAACATCATTGTCAAGGAAATCATGGATACCTGAAAAGCGAAACTTAAATCCTCCCTGTAAAATTGATTCGCTCCGACCACATCACCCATGATCGAAAGGTACGTGGGGTTGCTGAACTGACAAACGAGTGCCACAAGAGCCAAAACTACAAAGCCTGCTTTCTGCGGAACCCAGTCCCTGAGCGCCCTGATTTTATATTTTTTCGGTTCCATAACTTCAGTCCCTTTTTAAATAAACTTCCGCATTCATCCCCGCCCTTATTTTCTGCAATAAGTCCGCAGAATTGTTGTCCAGAAAAGCAATTCTTACAGGTACACGCTGCTGTACCTTGACAAAGTTGCCTGTGGAATTATCAGTAGGGACTAGTGAAAATACCGCTCCGGTAGCACCCGCAATAGATTCTACCTTGCCATGGAAAACCCTGTCAGGAATAGCATCGATTTTGATTTCAACCTCAGCCCCAACCTTTACATATTCCATCTGCTTTTCCTTGAAGTTAGCATTTACCCACTTCTGCTGATCATCAACAATGGCGACAATACTCTGGCCTGGTTGGACAAGCTGGCCTTCATTAATGTTCTTCCTCCCTGCAATACCATCACACGGAGCTAAAATAATGGAATATTTAAGGTTTTGCTCAGCTGCCGCCAAATTTGCCTTTGCCCTTTTTATTGCCGCGTCATTTACCTGTAGTCGCTTGCGGGCCTCACTGGTAGAAAGCAATGACCCCTTTCCGGCGCTTTCCAGTGAAGTATAACGTGCTTTTAAGGATTCATACTCGCTTTTTACCTGGTCGAATTGTTGTTGTGTCACACTTTGTAAGGCCAGCAAGTCTTTATACCTATTATAATTTTCCTTGGCATTCCACAGCCTGGCTTTGGTTTCCTCAATGTTCGCGGCAGAAACTGTTTGAGTATTGGCGATTGTATTTAAAGACGATGACGCTACACTACGGCCCGCTAAAGCATCTTCAAGACCCGCAGCTGCAAGGTCACGCTGTATTAGCAGGTCTGTCTGGTCGATAATAGCTAGGGTATCACCCGCCTTGATATCCTGGAATTCCTTGAAACGTATTTCTTTTAAAAATCCCCCTACCCTGGCATTAACCGGCGAAACTAACTGCTGTACCTGTGCGTCATTTGTAAAAGTCACATTTCGGCTGCGAAAATAGTAAGCCGTTGCACCCGCCAATCCTACAATAATAACAATTGCGGCTATAGCATTGAATACTGTAAATCCCCGTTCATTTCCTGTTTTATTATCCATTAGTATTGTTTTTCTATTTATAAATTCCCTAATATCCTCTGAACTTTGTATACGGCAAAAGCAATAGCAGCTCTGGCGTTCTGTAACTGTAGCTCAGCCCTGAGTTTTGAAGCACTGGCATCCATAAGGTCTGTAATTAAGGCCAGTTGAGTGTTGTAGCGGTTTACGACCAAATTATAGTTATCCGTTGCCAGCTCAAGGTCCTTTTTAGCGACCTTCAATTGTTCGCGGCTCTCAGTACAATTAACAATATTCTCATGGTAGTCTAGCTCCACATGCTCACGTGTCAGTTTCTGCGAAAGCTTGCTCTCGGAAAGCTGTGTTTTGGCACGCTTTATGGCCTTTGTGTTTTTAAAAAGACCGTCAATATTATAAGTCAGTGACATCCCGGCAGTCCAGATATTGGCATACAGGTCAAGCGGAGGAAGGTCATAAACAAATGGCCGCGACATGTTACTACTCGCATATAAGGAGAAAACCGGACTATTTTTTGCCTTAGAGATTTCAACACCTTTTTGGGCAATAGATACCTTTACATCTGCTTGCCGCAATTCAACATTACTTCCCAATGACGATGTCTCTAATTCGTTGATCTCCCTTTGCACGCCAATTTCTTCAGCAATTAACTGTGTACCTTCAGAAAGTGCAAGAGTTTCCACAAGTCGTTTATTTAGGATACTTATACGGTTTTCAATTTTCGATAGGCCGAAAGTATAATTCGAAAGCTGAAGCTGGGTACGAAGAATGTCACTGCGCAGGGCAACCCCTTTAGCAAGCCGATTTACCATCATATCAAGTAACTTCTGGGTCTGTTCTATATTTTTTTCATATACCTTTTTGTGGTTTTGGGCGACGTAGAGGTCGATATAGTTTGCCACCAGGTAAAGTCTGACATCCATCTTATCCTTTTCATAATTTAGGGATGCAATATTTTTTTGGAACCCTGCCAGGTCAACGAGCTTTGTCAGGGCTCCCCCCGCATAAATAACATAGGAAGCCTCCAGCCCGAAAGAATTGGAAAAATGAGGCATCTCATAAGAGCCGGACGGCAGTGGGTCTTCATAGCTGATAACCTCCGCGTTCCCAAGGTAACCCGCTGTAGCGGAAAATTTAAGTGAAGGAAGTTTATTAGCTTTGGCCTCTTCGAATCGGGCTGCGGCTTCATTTATTCCCTCCTCCGACAACCTGATCTGCGTACTGTTGGAATCCGCAAGCGCAAACATCTCTGCGACACTAAGTCTTTTCTCGACCCGTACTTGCCCGTAAGCTGAAGTGAACAACGAGCTGCCCGCTAACACAGCAAGGCTTAGAGACACTAATGCATTATACTTTGAATTGTTTTTCATTATCAAAAATTCATACTGCAAATATCCTGCACAGCTATTTTTGAACAAATGATTAATATTCTTCAAAATATGTCTATAAGTACTTTTTCTTTATTATATTTACTAACTTTACGGACACCAGCAAACCTAAATATGTCAATCCGGCATTTTCCAATTTTACGTATAATATAAATACCACAGGAATGGGGGTAGAAAATCTAGAGATCCAGAATATCTCTGCTTATTACGGATATCATGATGCCCCGGGTACCATCATGATCCTGAAAGGAGACCAACAAACAACCCAGCACATACATCAACGTCCTTTCCGCGCTGCGCATTTTACTATTCTGATGACTGTAAAAGGCACGGTAAATTTCAAAATCAATCTGACACAGTTTTTAATTAGGGAAAACGAGCTGATAGTTATTCCTCCCGCCGCTATCCGTGAATTATCCCTAGCGAGCCCGGATACTGAGTTTATTGCTCTTTTCTTCACTTCACAATACTTGTTCAATACCGGATTTTATAAAAAACATTTTAAACTTTTTCGCTTTTTTGATGATGATTACCAGCCTAATGTCTATCCTGACCAGCAAGCCGTAGGAATAATTAGGAGCATGCTTGAATTACTCTCTCTGAAAATTCTCGAAAAGTCAAAAGACAATGCTTCCGCAGAAATTACCCAATTATTGTTTCAGTCATTTCTTTTAGAGCTTAGCCTTATAAATGAGAAAAGCAAGGATATGCGCATGGAGCACCAACGAAACGGTAAAGACGACCTGGCAGTACGTTTTCTAAGGCTTTTGCCTCAATATTACAGAATGGAGCGGGAGATCAGCTTCTATGCTAATAAACTTTTTGTAAATCCTAAATATTTATCACAAACACTCAAGGCTTCAACAGGTAAAACTGCCAGACAATACATCGTAGAAATGATAACACTAGATGCCCAAATACTACTTGATAATCCATCACTTTCCATTGGACAAATAGCCGAAGAACTCAAATTTTCGGACCAGTTTCACTTTAGCCATTTTTTTAAAAAATATACGGGCACCACTCCCTCGCAGTACCGTATAGGCAAACGATAGACTAAAGAAGTACGATCCACTTACTTACTTCTTTAGTCTATCGTTTGTTTAATCCCGAGTTTCCCGCATCTTTTTTAAACGACAGCCGATATGACAACATACTATTTTATGCTGGCAAATATGTTCCGTGATATGCTTCGCCAGCCTGAAAGCGCAGACGATACACGAGCTGTTACATTGACGAAGCACTGTTGAAAAAGGATTTCCAGCCTACCCTTGAACCTGTTTTAGTGAAGGAATGACTGCCTATCGAGGGCCCTTTGAAGATTGCGGATTTCAGTGCACAGCAATTGTTTGTGTGTAAACCTCCAACCAGCACAGTGTTTATTATGCATTAAAATTAAGTATTGAGATCTGCTGATATTGTGTTGATATATTTTAGTGCGCCCTTTTTCACTAAGGTATGGATCTTGTTATATTGCATACATCATTTATATCAAGTTATTAACGATTATTTATGCAAGACTTTTATTCTGTCATAATCCGTTAGGAAGGATGCAAACAGGTAGGGTAGCCTACATTTTATCATCATGATAATCCACGGATATTTGCTTCGAATATTGATATTGATTTTTAAAAAGAAGGTGACTGATTTTAATTTCAAAAGACATAATGTTCTTTTTGAGTATGACCGAGGGGACGGTTTGCCAAGGATCTTTTAATAATGACGATTCATGTTGGAGATCGTAATGTTAATAAGACGATTGGTGTTTTAAAAGAAGCTGCTGGGTGATATTGCACATGCCTTAATAAAGAGGATATAACCACTTACAATAAAGGAGCCTGTTCATTGAGCATGCTTACAATAGTAATGAAGCAGCTGGCCTGGATGTACTTCATTTAAGGGCAGTCGATCAGTATTAGCTCAGCTTTGGTACTGGATTTTTTTGTGTAGATGGAGAAGAAGAGATGTACCGCCTGGTTACTCTTATGTATAAAAAGGATGGCAAAGAGATAGAAGAAGGGCTTTTTAAAATTAATGAAGAACCGAAAATTTATCAGCCCTATATACTACTGGCACTTTATTCTTTGTGTATCCTATCCAGCTCAATCATTAGTAACCGATTTTTTTTAAAATCTTTCGGACTATCTTCATCAAAGGTGTCATAAACCATTTTTTTGCTGTAAGTAATAGTATTAAGTGTTCCAGCGGCGCTTGGAAATAACGCTTTAGCGGACGACGTTTACCATCTCTAATGCGTGCTTCACGTCCCATTTCCGGATTCATTGAACAACGCACAGGCAACCCATAAAACATCCTTCGCATACAAAGTTGGTCGCGGTCACATGCAACAATTTGACTGGTTTTTCCTTCCTGCAATTTGTTGACATAATTAGGCTCGGCAAGCAATTGTCGTGCTAACATTACCACATCACCATGTCCTTCAGCAATTGCCTTTGCCGCAAGTTCGGGATTATGAAAACCTTGTATGAAAATTGGAACCGACAACATTTTCCTAAACACACGAGCATCTCCACTCTCCGCCATTTCACCGTCCTTCATCGGTATGCTCCTATCCATCGTTTCGTAAGCGCCGTAGGTCAACGCTACATAATCAATCCCTTCTGCCTCCACTATCTTAGCAATAGTGGCAAATTCCACTGCTTTTGCACCGTCCGGCAGGAAATCGTTCGCTGGAATACGCAGCCCAATAATAAAGTCAGGGCTTGTGACTGCACGAATTCCCCGCACGATATTTATAAGTATTCGTGCGCGGTTCTCCAAAGGACCACCATATTCGTCTGTACGCCAGTTTGTCCGTTGAATTACAAATGAACTCGTAAAATAACTCATATTAGCATTGACCTCTACCCCGT
This Chitinophaga sancti DNA region includes the following protein-coding sequences:
- a CDS encoding TolC family protein, which produces MKNINHLFKNSCAGYLQYEFLIMKNNSKYNALVSLSLAVLAGSSLFTSAYGQVRVEKRLSVAEMFALADSNSTQIRLSEEGINEAAARFEEAKANKLPSLKFSATAGYLGNAEVISYEDPLPSGSYEMPHFSNSFGLEASYVIYAGGALTKLVDLAGFQKNIASLNYEKDKMDVRLYLVANYIDLYVAQNHKKVYEKNIEQTQKLLDMMVNRLAKGVALRSDILRTQLQLSNYTFGLSKIENRISILNKRLVETLALSEGTQLIAEEIGVQREINELETSSLGSNVELRQADVKVSIAQKGVEISKAKNSPVFSLYASSNMSRPFVYDLPPLDLYANIWTAGMSLTYNIDGLFKNTKAIKRAKTQLSESKLSQKLTREHVELDYHENIVNCTESREQLKVAKKDLELATDNYNLVVNRYNTQLALITDLMDASASKLRAELQLQNARAAIAFAVYKVQRILGNL
- a CDS encoding NADH:flavin oxidoreductase, with amino-acid sequence MTAKIESRFKPLFEPIKINKVKLKNRIVMGPMGLSVPTAEGAPSDQAIAFYEARARGGTGMIIISAAATARSADEAPPTTPWLRWDIEENVPKFQKLAEAIHAFETPVVIELMSSFGRLGMPKTMNKIAASPKELTIPEDHFPKGFVIPGGITLSAPKAATIEEIKEVEAGTIQAAERVFRAGFDGVEVNANMSYFTSSFVIQRTNWRTDEYGGPLENRARILINIVRGIRAVTSPDFIIGLRIPANDFLPDGAKAVEFATIAKIVEAEGIDYVALTYGAYETMDRSIPMKDGEMAESGDARVFRKMLSVPIFIQGFHNPELAAKAIAEGHGDVVMLARQLLAEPNYVNKLQEGKTSQIVACDRDQLCMRRMFYGLPVRCSMNPEMGREARIRDGKRRPLKRYFQAPLEHLILLLTAKKWFMTPLMKIVRKILKKIGY
- a CDS encoding HlyD family secretion protein encodes the protein MDNKTGNERGFTVFNAIAAIVIIVGLAGATAYYFRSRNVTFTNDAQVQQLVSPVNARVGGFLKEIRFKEFQDIKAGDTLAIIDQTDLLIQRDLAAAGLEDALAGRSVASSSLNTIANTQTVSAANIEETKARLWNAKENYNRYKDLLALQSVTQQQFDQVKSEYESLKARYTSLESAGKGSLLSTSEARKRLQVNDAAIKRAKANLAAAEQNLKYSIILAPCDGIAGRKNINEGQLVQPGQSIVAIVDDQQKWVNANFKEKQMEYVKVGAEVEIKIDAIPDRVFHGKVESIAGATGAVFSLVPTDNSTGNFVKVQQRVPVRIAFLDNNSADLLQKIRAGMNAEVYLKRD
- a CDS encoding helix-turn-helix domain-containing protein, producing MGVENLEIQNISAYYGYHDAPGTIMILKGDQQTTQHIHQRPFRAAHFTILMTVKGTVNFKINLTQFLIRENELIVIPPAAIRELSLASPDTEFIALFFTSQYLFNTGFYKKHFKLFRFFDDDYQPNVYPDQQAVGIIRSMLELLSLKILEKSKDNASAEITQLLFQSFLLELSLINEKSKDMRMEHQRNGKDDLAVRFLRLLPQYYRMEREISFYANKLFVNPKYLSQTLKASTGKTARQYIVEMITLDAQILLDNPSLSIGQIAEELKFSDQFHFSHFFKKYTGTTPSQYRIGKR